A genomic window from Prunus persica cultivar Lovell chromosome G2, Prunus_persica_NCBIv2, whole genome shotgun sequence includes:
- the LOC18785667 gene encoding aspartic proteinase CDR1 translates to MVAYHSSLFLIAFPITLSIIFLPILSLTEDDHLHGIGFSLEMIHRDSPASPLYNQSESRWQRVSNALQRSHHRMISHFSRRNSALRAPSPVAESHLIYIGGEYLVNISIGTPPKTFIGIVDTGGDLTWTQCKPCMDCFKQNPPLFDPSSSSTYKPLSCLSKECHLLNEASCSDTNFCYYNYTYGDMSYTTGNLSLDTVTLASSTTGKPISIPNTIFGCGHHNGGIFGGIESGIVGLGSGAVSFLSRIGYAVGGKSFSYCLVPTTYEQSDSDPILGAKQGQREISSTIYFGDKVSGHDVVSTPLLSNGSETYYYLELQGISVGADNFKLDADNSQSFKGNIIIDSGTTSTFLPTKLYQSFESAIRKAVRLEVTKDPTGILQLCYKTKSEIEEPIVVTFHFNGADVKLKPVNLFVRVREDIVCLSFSPTNDVAIYGNVAQMNFLVGYDLDNRTLSFKSTDQCTW, encoded by the coding sequence ATGGTAGCATATCATTCATCACTTTTCCTCATTGCATTTCCCATTACATTGTCCATTATTTTCCTCCCAATTCTCTCGCTCACAGAAGATGATCATCTCCATGGAATTGGCTTTAGCCTTGAAATGATCCACCGTGATTCGCCGGCATCTCCCTTATACAATCAATCCGAAAGTCGTTGGCAACGGGTAAGCAACGCCTTGCAACGTTCGCATCACCGTATGATCAGCCATTTCAGCAGAAGAAATTCAGCACTTCGCGCTCCGAGTCCTGTAGCTGAATcccatttaatttatattggaGGAGAGTATTTGGTGAACATATCAATTGGGACACCACCCAAAACTTTTATTGGCATTGTTGACACCGGGGGAGATCTTACATGGACACAATGCAAGCCATGTATGGACTGTTTCAAGCAAAACCCACCTCTTTTTGATCCCAGTTCTTCCTCAACTTATAAGCCCCTTTCTTGTTTGTCCAAGGAATGCCATTTGCTAAATGAAGCCTCTTGTTCAGATACAAACTTTTGCtattataattatacataTGGGGATATGTCCTACACCACTGGAAATCTGTCCTTGGACACTGTCACATTGGCTTCCAGTACTACAGGGAAGCCTATATCGATTCCGAACACGATATTTGGTTGCGGACACCACAATGGAGGAATCTTCGGTGGGATTGAGTCTGGAATAGTTGGACTTGGAAGTGGAGCTGTGTCATTTTTATCCCGAATCGGCTATGCGGTTGGAGGGAAATCTTTCTCTTATTGCTTGGTGCCGACGACTTATGAACAATCCGATTCCGATCCAATCCTGGGAGCCAAACAAGGTCAGCGTGAAATTTCAAGCACGATATATTTCGGCGATAAAGTTTCAGGTCATGATGTGGTCTCAACCCCTTTGCTGTCAAATGGTTCGGAAACCTACTATTACCTTGAGCTTCAAGGCATTAGCGTCGGTGCCGACAATTTTAAACTTGATGCTGACAATTCACAATCTTTTAAGGGCAACATCATCATAGACTCTGGGACTACCTCAACATTTTTGCCTACAAAACTTTATCAAAGTTTTGAATCAGCAATTAGAAAGGCAGTTCGTCTGGAGGTGACCAAAGATCCAACTGGCATACTACAGCTTTGCTACAAGACTAAATCCGAAATCGAAGAGCCTATCGTCGTCACCTTCCATTTCAATGGTGCAGATGTGAAGCTAAAACCTGTAAACCTTTTTGTTAGGGTTAGAGAAGATATTGTCTGTCTTTCATTTTCCCCAACCAATGATGTGGCCATCTATGGCAATGTAGCACAGATGAACTTCTTGGTAGGATATGACCTAGATAACAGGACTCTGTCCTTTAAGTCAACTGATCAATGTACCTGGTAA
- the LOC109947370 gene encoding uncharacterized protein LOC109947370, translating to MLECKPADTLIEMNHKLCEDMDQEPTNKEQYQRLFGRLVYLAHTRSDIAYAMSVVSQFMHSPSVSHKNAVDQILRYLKLALGKGLIFSKNRDLEVVGCTDVDWAGSVTDRRSTSSYFTFVGGNLVTWRSKKQNVVSRSNAEA from the coding sequence ATGCTTGAATGCAAACCTGCTGATACACTGATCGAGATGAATCACAAGTTATGTGAAGACATGGATCAAGAACCAACTAATAAGGAACAGTACCAACGCCTTTTTGGAAGGTTGGTATATTTAGCCCACACAAGAtcagatattgcatatgctaTGAGTGTagttagtcagtttatgcattcacCCAGTGTGTCCCATAAGAATGCAGTTGATCAGATCTTAAGATACTTAAAGTTAGCACTTGGAAAAGGATTAATATTCTCAAAAAATAGAGATCTCGAAGTTGTTGGATGTACAGATGTTGATTGGGCTGGCTCTGTTACTGATAGACGCTCTACTTCAAGTTACTTCACTTTTGTGGGAGGTAACCTAGTCACTTGGCGgagtaagaaacaaaatgtggTTTCTCGGTCTAATGCTGAAGCATAG
- the LOC18787616 gene encoding aspartic proteinase CDR1, with amino-acid sequence MAAYHSCALVALSTTLLFLLCASSFSLASAKGGFSVDLIHRDSPKSPFYNPSLTPSQRLANALGRSINRLNHFSPAASSLSQHGPNQVEANLIMNRGEYLMEASIGTPPFPIKAIADTGSDLIWTQCKPCPSCYQQTDPLFDPERSSTYKTLPCSSNQCVSLNGTCSSSNCRYSVSYGDGSHSRGAYAQETLTLGSTTGRNVALPKTLIGCGHDNNGTFDEKSSGIVGLGGGNESLITQLGASIDGKFSHCLVSIQSQAKTTSKLNFGTNAVVSGSQVVSTPIVQGLYPETFYFLTVEAISVGDTKLAFPPSTFANGEGNIIIDSGTTLTFFPSDFYANLEAEVDKAIGRERMDVPNVPLSLCYKSSESEAEFKAPTLTVHFKGADVKLDAAHTFVRASEEAVCFAFAPTRSISIYGNLSQMDFLVGYDKKKQTVSFKPTDCTK; translated from the coding sequence ATGGCAGCTTATCATTCTTGTGCCTTGGTTGCATTGTCAACAACCTtgctctttcttctttgtgcCTCCAGTTTCTCTTTGGCCTCAGCTAAAGGTGGCTTCAGTGTCGATCTCATTCACCGTGATTCACCAAAATCCCCTTTCTACAACCCTTCTTTGACACCCTCCCAGCGTTTGGCCAATGCCCTTGGCCGATCGATTAACCGACTCAACCATTTCAGCCCAGCAGCTTCTTCACTATCTCAGCATGGCCCTAACCAAGTTGAAGCCAATCTCATCATGAACCGGGGTGAGTATCTCATGGAAGCATCAATCGGAACACCGCCATTTCCTATCAAAGCCATTGCTGACACAGGCAGTGATCTCATCTGGACACAATGCAAGCCTTGCCCTAGTTGTTACCAACAAACAGACCCTCTTTTTGACCCCGAAAGATCCTCAACTTACAAAACCCTACCTTGCTCTTCAAACCAGTGTGTCTCCCTGAATGGAACTTGCTCAAGTAGTAATTGCCGGTACTCAGTCAGTTATGGTGATGGATCACACAGCCGTGGAGCGTATGCCCAGGAAACTCTAACCCTAGGTTCCACTACTGGCAGAAACGTAGCACTCCCCAAAACCCTAATTGGATGTGGGCATGATAATAATGGGACATTTGATGAGAAAAGTTCTGGCATAGTTGGTCTTGGAGGTGGTAATGAATCCCTAATTACACAATTGGGTGCTTCTATAGATGGGAAATTTTCCCATTGCTTGGTCTCAATTCAATCACAAGCTAAAACCACAAGCAAGTTGAACTTTGGTACCAATGCTGTGGTTTCAGGCTCTCAAGTTGTGTCCACTCCCATTGTCCAAGGCCTATACCCTGAAACATTCTACTTCTTGACCGTGGAAGCAATAAGTGTTGGTGACACTAAACTTGCTTTTCCACCCTCAACTTTCGCCAATGGGGAGGGCAACATTATTATCGATTCGGGCACCACATTGACCTTCTTTCCATCCGATTTCTACGCAAATTTGGAAGCTGAAGTTGATAAAGCGATCGGTAGGGAACGCATGGATGTCCCTAATGTTCCTTTGAGTCTTTGCTACAAGAGTAGTGAATCTGAAGCGGAGTTCAAAGCCCCCACCCTCACCGTGCATTTCAAAGGCGCCGACGTGAAGCTGGATGCTGCCCACACCTTTGTTAGAGCTAGTGAGGAGGCTGTGTGCTTTGCTTTTGCTCCTACTAGAAGTATTTCAATCTATGGGAACTTGTCTCAGATGGACTTCTTGGTGGGATATGACAAAAAGAAGCAAACCGTGTCCTTTAAGCCAACTGATTGCACCAAATAA